The window gaataaatatattattcctTCCACAAAATGTTCGACACATGATCGAGTAGTAGTTTCACCGAGTCTGAGGTATTCGTCAACCGCATCAGCGGCTGTACCATATGCCAAGACACGAATGGCCGCTGTACATTTTTGAAGTGTAGAGAGACCAAGCCTTCCGAGACCATCTCGTTTTTGACGAAAGAATTCCACTTCATTGGAGAGGCGATCAACAATTTTCATGAACAACGGTTTGTTCATTCTGAATCGTCGGCGGAATAGATTATCAGGGTATGTTGGAGTTTCACTGAAATAATCATTCCACAGACGAAGATTGCCCGCTTCACGGTTTCTTTCAATATAAGcacgtttttttcttcttctcctttcttgTTGATCACCAGAATCATTGACAAGATTCTCGAACGTTTCatcaaaatattgatcaaaatattgatcaaaatattgatcaaatGTTTCTTCTATATCCTCAGAATGATCATTAGATGACGATGCCATAATTTAGGTAAGATTGTTTTAGAATATGAGAAATATGACTTGTGAAAATGAAGAGAAGTAGAAATGAGATTACGAGAAGATGAAAGATGCGATGACTTCTGAGTTATATAACTTGTGAAAAGTAGAAAGCGGAGAGATGAGAAGTAGAAAGCAAGGAGATGACTTGTGAAAATGAAAAGAAGTAGATAATGAAATTATGAGATTATGAGAAGATGAAACATGCGATGCCTTGTGAATTATATAATTCCGAAGTCGTGAGCACAACACACAATACATGACACAACAGGTCATACCCGTGACACTACCAGACACAAGACACTGAGACAACAACAATAGCTCAGACACAACTTGACACTACATGACACAATAGTTGAGACACAACTTGACACTACATGACACAATAGGGTCAGACCCGTGACACATTACACTTGCTTGCCCGTGACACTACTTGACACAACAGCCGCGTGATCTTTTTGGTTCCACTGCTTCGTGACACAACAGAGATGCTCCCACTGCTCCTGAAAATATTGACAGAAGACTTATTAATATGATTAAACAACACCAACACTTAAAAATGAGAGACACAACAACACTTCAAAATGACAGACACAACAACACTTGAACTTATTAATATGATTCAAGACTAGAAACACAACTTAAAACGAAGACAGAAACTTACATAACAAGAAACAACACTCGCATTTAAAAGATTTAAAGCGTACAGttagaaacttagaaaacaAGAAACAAGGAATAAGAAACAAgcaacaagaacaacaacacAAGCACACTGGACTAGACCAGACCTTAAACAACACAAACTAGTTAGACATCAACTCATCGATGAGCTTCTTTTTCAGAGCTTCCTCATACGCAGGTAGTTCCTTTCCTACTAATGACTGAAGTAGCTTCATCTTCGCCACCTTATCTTTTGCCGCGATATCCTCCTTCCTGATGCTCCACAGACTTTGAAACTCAGTTAATTTCTTACCCTCTGCCATCATCTTCTTACCAAAGCCCTTTGAGGCCTTAACACCTGGGGGACGAATGGTGGCCTGCTCTTCTTCACCAGTGGTTGTTTCAAATGCGTATGAGCTCGCTGATTGTGCACTCTCATCACCCTTCCTCTTTTTAATGCTTCCTGCGGTTTTAGCTGCTGACATTTCACACCATTTCTGGTCGTTCCGCAACTCCTTCCATGCATGCTCAAGAGTGAACTTCTTTTTGTGGTTGGTGTAGAAGATCTCATGCGCAAGCTTGAGAACATCGTTCTCATTTTGGCCACTACTCTTCTCTCTTGTTGCAGAGTCATAAGCCCCACAAAATTTGTTCACTTGGTCATTGATCTTCTGCCACCGGTTCTTACAATGTGATGCCTCTCTCGGTTCAGCTCCTGCAACCTTCGGACTAGCCGCAAAGTACGCAGCAACCCTTTTCCAGAACGCACCGGCTCTTTGCTCGTTGCCTACAACCGGGTCTTTGCTTGTGTTAAGCCAAGCGCTAATGAGAGCAACATCATCTACAGGCGTCCAAGACCTCCTTTCTTTACGCTCTCCAGTAGTCTCTTCTGCTGTTGGTTGACTGCCAAAGAGAGGGACTTGGGAGGAAGAAACTTCACCAAAGACAGTCTCTTGCTGACTATTCAGAAGGTCTACAAAGTTTGAGACCGGTGGTATATATGAATTGGAATCCATATTTGAATGtctcaagagagaaagaaaagaagtcGCTTTAGGTAGATGGAAGAGAAGAAAGTAATGAGAAGTTGAAGTAgaagaaagctatgagaaataCAAGTAgaagttgattttttttatagaagagaagaaggaaaGAAGCATTGATCACGTTTGATAAACGAGTTCAACAGCCAACCATGTCGAGTAGACCCTTAACTAACATATTTATCTAACACATTAATCACACATCAACTCACCCATTTATCTAAAACCCATATTTATTACTACAATGGCAATAAATCCATACAATCCAAACCACAAAAATAATCGGCTGAATCTTTTCATTTATC of the Brassica rapa cultivar Chiifu-401-42 chromosome A03, CAAS_Brap_v3.01, whole genome shotgun sequence genome contains:
- the LOC103860198 gene encoding glutathione S-transferase T3-like, which produces MDSNSYIPPVSNFVDLLNSQQETVFGEVSSSQVPLFGSQPTAEETTGERKERRSWTPVDDVALISAWLNTSKDPVVGNEQRAGAFWKRVAAYFAASPKVAGAEPREASHCKNRWQKINDQVNKFCGAYDSATREKSSGQNENDVLKLAHEIFYTNHKKKFTLEHAWKELRNDQKWCEMSAAKTAGSIKKRKGDESAQSASSYAFETTTGEEEQATIRPPGVKASKGFGKKMMAEGKKLTEFQSLWSIRKEDIAAKDKVAKMKLLQSLVGKELPAYEEALKKKLIDELMSN